One segment of Rhodanobacteraceae bacterium DNA contains the following:
- a CDS encoding ABC transporter ATP-binding protein: MAGAPLIATQALTRRFDTRVAVDALSFELQPGRVLALLGPNGAGKTTTMRMLSGLLAPSSGSAQVCGHPLGQRDEDNDAIRACCGVMPEAPGFYERLTALQNLRFFGGLQGLDDAAVDQRCAEELRRFHLQDRAGDLVGTYSKGMKQRLALARALLHRPALLFLDEPTAGLDPKATQELHALIRELRDGGSGIVLSTHTLEEAEALADDVLVLDTRAIYHGPPQRLGGDARPELLVRSRAALPTGLALPPGCTLLQQGEGRALLAVDDPDGQVPALVAALVAAGVELLEVRPQTRGLRERYLDLLARR, translated from the coding sequence ATGGCCGGTGCGCCGCTGATCGCCACCCAGGCGCTGACGCGGCGCTTCGACACGCGCGTCGCGGTGGACGCGCTGAGCTTCGAGCTGCAGCCAGGGCGCGTGCTCGCGCTGCTGGGGCCGAATGGCGCCGGCAAGACCACCACCATGCGCATGCTCAGCGGCCTGCTGGCGCCGAGCAGCGGCAGCGCCCAGGTCTGCGGCCACCCGCTCGGCCAGCGCGACGAGGACAACGACGCGATCCGCGCATGCTGCGGCGTGATGCCCGAGGCGCCCGGTTTCTACGAACGCCTGACCGCGCTGCAGAACCTGCGCTTCTTCGGCGGCCTGCAGGGGCTGGACGATGCCGCGGTCGACCAGCGCTGCGCGGAGGAGTTGCGGCGCTTCCACCTGCAGGACCGCGCGGGCGACCTGGTCGGCACTTACTCCAAGGGCATGAAGCAGCGCCTGGCGCTGGCACGAGCGCTGCTGCACCGGCCGGCGCTGCTGTTCCTCGACGAGCCCACCGCGGGCCTGGATCCGAAGGCCACCCAGGAGCTGCACGCGCTGATCCGCGAACTGCGCGACGGCGGCAGCGGCATCGTGCTCAGCACGCACACACTGGAGGAGGCCGAGGCGCTGGCGGACGACGTGCTGGTACTCGATACCCGCGCGATCTACCACGGCCCGCCGCAGCGCCTCGGCGGCGATGCGAGACCGGAGTTGCTGGTGCGCAGCCGCGCCGCGCTGCCAACGGGACTGGCGCTGCCGCCGGGCTGCACTTTGCTGCAACAGGGCGAGGGGCGCGCGCTGCTAGCCGTCGACGATCCCGATGGGCAGGTCCCGGCGCTGGTCGCTGCACTGGTCGCGGCCGGCGTCGAACTGCTCGAAGTGCGCCCGCAGACCCGCGGATTGCGCGAACGCTACCTCGATTTGCTGGCGCGCCGATGA
- a CDS encoding ABC transporter permease subunit — protein MKTLSALRWMLWREFLDQRQNRMLWPVYLIMPLVGAALPAIIALATASALAGKAPIDPQMQSMLNAATLLATAQGIDVAQAAAVFSLRLAAGYFLLMPVAIVSIAGAYAIVGEKQQRTLEPVLATPMATRQFLLAKMLAVTAPAVIASWIAALIGAIASVASFWWANGVLVWPDAYYWIGVFVLAPEIGAMTALVCLRVSARMQDPQAANQVTALILIPVLLILFSLIGPALVMHLGALIGACVAFLAIDLALFIWVRRGFNREEILCRWR, from the coding sequence ATGAAGACCCTGTCCGCCCTGCGCTGGATGCTCTGGCGCGAATTCCTCGACCAGCGCCAGAACCGCATGCTCTGGCCGGTGTACCTGATCATGCCGCTGGTGGGCGCGGCGCTGCCCGCGATCATCGCGCTGGCCACCGCCTCCGCGCTGGCTGGCAAGGCGCCGATCGACCCGCAGATGCAGTCGATGCTGAACGCGGCGACCCTGCTGGCCACCGCCCAGGGTATCGACGTCGCCCAGGCCGCAGCGGTGTTTTCGTTGCGGCTCGCTGCCGGCTACTTCCTGCTGATGCCGGTGGCGATCGTCTCGATCGCCGGCGCCTACGCAATCGTCGGCGAAAAGCAGCAGCGCACGCTGGAGCCGGTCCTCGCCACGCCGATGGCGACCCGCCAGTTCCTGCTGGCGAAAATGCTCGCGGTGACGGCGCCGGCCGTGATCGCCTCGTGGATCGCCGCGCTGATCGGCGCGATCGCCTCGGTCGCCAGTTTTTGGTGGGCGAACGGTGTACTGGTGTGGCCGGATGCCTACTACTGGATCGGCGTGTTCGTGCTCGCGCCCGAGATCGGTGCGATGACGGCGCTGGTGTGCCTGCGCGTGTCCGCACGCATGCAGGACCCGCAGGCGGCCAACCAGGTGACCGCGCTGATCCTGATACCGGTGCTGCTGATCCTGTTCTCCTTGATCGGGCCGGCACTCGTGATGCACCTGGGTGCCTTGATCGGCGCCTGCGTGGCTTTCCTCGCCATCGACCTGGCGTTGTTCATCTGGGTGCGGCGCGGCTTCAATCGCGAGGAGATCCTCTGCCGCTGGCGCTGA